A region of the Gemmatimonadota bacterium genome:
GGCGAGACCGCCAAACCGGACGCGTCGACCACCCTCTCAGCGGTCGCGCCGGCGAGGTCTCCGACCGCCACGATGCGGTCTCCGTCGATCGCCACGTCCCCTATGAACGATGCCGCACCGGAGCCGTCGTAGATGGTTCCCCCGCTGATGAGGAGATCGTAGGTGGCAGCGTCGGTGCACGCCGCGGTGGCTGCGAGCACCGTGGCGATGGACAGCATCCGTCTGATCATGCGGGTCTCCCTCGCTTCGTATTTCGACGGTTCTCCGCCGACGTCGACTCAGTGGTCGGTCGGCCGGGGCAACATAGGGCGGTAGCGATGCCGCGGGCGAGATGGCCAGAGAGGCCGTAGGTTGCCTCGCATGATACGTAAAGGCCGTACTTCCTTGATCCCGGTGCTCCTGCTGGCGCTCGCGTGCCAGGTGGAGCCGACTGAAGACTCGCGTGCGTCCGCCGACCTTCCGCCTCTGGACGGACCTCGACCCAACGTCGTCGTGATCGTCGTCGACGACCTGCGCTGGGACGAGTTCGGCGCCGCGGGGCACCCCTACCTGCAGACGCCGAATATCGACCGGCTCGTGGCCGAAGGTGCCATGTTCGAGAACTCCTTCCACGCGGTGCCGCTCTGTTCGCCGAACCGAGCCAGCCTGCTGACGGGCCAGTACCCGTCCCAGCACGGCATCATCGACAACGTGGCCAGGAACCGGGTCAGCCATCGCTTGAAGACCTTCCCTCGGGCGCTGCAAGCGGACGGCTACGACACCGCCTTCCTCGGCAAGTGGCACATGGGCAACGACCCGACGCCGCGACCGGGCTTCGACTACTGGGTTGGTCTGCCGGGTCAGGGGCGCTCCGAGAACCCCGAGTTCTTCGAGGATGGTCGACTGCACGAGGTGGAGGGATACACGACCGACCTGTTGACCGAACGCGCGATCGACTTCATCGAACGCGACCGTGACGGGCCATTCCTGGTGTACATTGCTCATAAGGCGGTGCATCCCGACGTGACCCAGTTCGATGACGGATCGACCGGGGGTTCACGCGGATACATCCCGGCTCCGCGTCATGTCGGCGAGTACTCCGACGAAGTCTTTCCCAGGCGGCCGAACGGGGTGGAGACGCTGGCGGACCTCGACGACAAGCCCGCCATCCAGCGCGCGCTGGCGTATCGAGCGACCGGGGACGTCACAGCGATTTACGGGGAGGTCGAGGCGCCCAAGACCGCCGAGCGTACGATCCGCCGTCGTGCGGAGATGCTGCTCGCGGTCGACGATGGCGTTGGTCGCCTGCTGGAGACGCTCGAGCAGCGCGGGGAGCTCGACAACACCGTCTTCGTCTTCACGAGCGACAACGGCTTCTTTTACGGCGAGCATGGCCTCACGAGCGAGCGCCGCCTTCCGTACGAGGAATCGATCCGGAACCCGCTCGTCATCCGGTATCCGCCAGCCGTGGAGGCCGGATCGCGTCCCACCGCGCTCGCGCTCACCGTCGATCTGGCGCCCACGATTCTCGAGTTCGCCGGATCGGAAATCGGGGACCACATTCAGGGTCGCTCCCTCGTTCCGGTGCTGCGAGGGGACGACTCGAATTGGCGGGAGTCGATATTGATCGAGTTCTACACGTACGAGAATCCGTTCCCGCACCTCATGGACATGGACTACCGCTCGATTCGCACCGACCGGTACAAGTACATCCACTGGGTACAGCACCCGGGCCTGGACGAGTTGTACGACCTGGAAGCGGACCCGTACGAGATGACGAATCTGGTGAACGATCCGGGTTCCGCCGAGCTGAGGGCGGAGCTACGCGAGCGGCTCGGCCAACTCGTGCTCGGCGCGATGGGGTTGGGCGCGGAGGGCGCTCGCTAGCGAGTCTGGGTCGCTGCGAGGGCGCCTGCGGGAGGAGTAGCAAGCAGCCTGGCACCCGTCCGCCGTGTATCTTTGGCGCTCCACTGCCTCACCAACTCGGAGACCACCATGAACCGCCTGACCCGTCCGCTGACCGTCCTGTCCGTTCTCGCCATGGCGGCGTCGCTTTCTGCGCCCCTGGCGGAGCCGATCGCGGCGCAGTCGACACCCGACGGCTTCAAGACGGAGATCCAACGGCAGTTCGGAGCGTCGGCCAGGAAGGCGGTCATGCTCGCCGAAGCGATGCCGGCCGAGAAGTACGGCTGGAGTCCCGGAGAAGGAGTGGCATCCGTCGCGAGGGTCTACATGCACATAGCCCGCTACAACTACATGTACCTGGAGCAGAGCATGGGCATCGAATCGCCGATGGGTCAGGACGCGTACATGCGTTGGGAGGACGACGTGACCGCGCGCTTCCAGGCGAAGACGGCGTCCGCCGCGGACAAGGAATGGATCGTCGGGGTCCTCAGCGCCTCGATGGACCACGTGCGCGACAACCTCGAGTCGATGTCTGAGTCGGACTTTGCAATTTCCACCCGGCTGTACGGCCGGCAGGTCCAGAAATGGGCGGTCATGCTGCAGCTCGTCGCGCACATGAACGAGCACTTGGGACAGTCGATCGCGTATGCCCGCATGAACGGTGTCGTGCCGCCGTGGTCCAGATAGAGGATCGCCGGCGCTACGCGCTGGCCCTCGTCTCGCTCTTCGCACTGAGCGCTTGCGGCGGAGAGTCGTCGGAAGCCGCGACGGACGGTACTTCTGCCACAACGCCGCCGGTCACCTCGGCGGCTCAATCCGTCGCGATCCGGCTCTGGGCGGAGGGTCAGCCGGCCTTCGGCATCTTCGTGCCAAGTGAGCGCCCGCGCGGCGAGCGTGGGCCGGCCGGTGAGCGCCCGCCCGCGCTATACACCACCGAGGGCGGCACCGAGCTC
Encoded here:
- a CDS encoding sulfatase, translated to MIRKGRTSLIPVLLLALACQVEPTEDSRASADLPPLDGPRPNVVVIVVDDLRWDEFGAAGHPYLQTPNIDRLVAEGAMFENSFHAVPLCSPNRASLLTGQYPSQHGIIDNVARNRVSHRLKTFPRALQADGYDTAFLGKWHMGNDPTPRPGFDYWVGLPGQGRSENPEFFEDGRLHEVEGYTTDLLTERAIDFIERDRDGPFLVYIAHKAVHPDVTQFDDGSTGGSRGYIPAPRHVGEYSDEVFPRRPNGVETLADLDDKPAIQRALAYRATGDVTAIYGEVEAPKTAERTIRRRAEMLLAVDDGVGRLLETLEQRGELDNTVFVFTSDNGFFYGEHGLTSERRLPYEESIRNPLVIRYPPAVEAGSRPTALALTVDLAPTILEFAGSEIGDHIQGRSLVPVLRGDDSNWRESILIEFYTYENPFPHLMDMDYRSIRTDRYKYIHWVQHPGLDELYDLEADPYEMTNLVNDPGSAELRAELRERLGQLVLGAMGLGAEGAR
- a CDS encoding DinB family protein: MNRLTRPLTVLSVLAMAASLSAPLAEPIAAQSTPDGFKTEIQRQFGASARKAVMLAEAMPAEKYGWSPGEGVASVARVYMHIARYNYMYLEQSMGIESPMGQDAYMRWEDDVTARFQAKTASAADKEWIVGVLSASMDHVRDNLESMSESDFAISTRLYGRQVQKWAVMLQLVAHMNEHLGQSIAYARMNGVVPPWSR